A region of Maridesulfovibrio sp. DNA encodes the following proteins:
- a CDS encoding MBL fold metallo-hydrolase, translated as MPRLAMTLIDVGWGDSLFLEFEDDAGSRSFGLIDSNDTANYRSSFIYLKRFFEREKLYETRDHMFDFVLLTHAHADHAQGLKAIISHFGTKRFWYPRSLEWGGTASLLAFANKTTKNLMGYARRSRKNILNHQAVDAGNLAPNINGTQLDFLWPAPNFIDPHNENENSVVLALKLGAVSFLLTGDAEEKAWKRIANRIPADTRVFKVPHHGSDNGFFDGSRKSLWLDDCPQNTMFAISSHVRPFSHPAPSVEKALKSRDVYRTDQHYHITFETDGSSVKVKYSHW; from the coding sequence CGCAATGACACTAATCGACGTGGGCTGGGGTGACTCCCTGTTTCTGGAATTTGAGGATGATGCCGGTAGCCGTTCTTTTGGCCTCATTGATTCCAATGATACCGCTAACTACCGTTCCAGCTTCATTTATCTTAAACGTTTCTTTGAGCGCGAAAAGCTCTATGAGACCCGTGATCACATGTTTGATTTTGTACTTCTGACTCATGCCCATGCGGACCATGCTCAGGGGTTAAAGGCAATTATCAGTCATTTTGGTACAAAGCGTTTCTGGTATCCACGCAGTTTAGAATGGGGAGGCACGGCCTCTTTGCTGGCGTTTGCCAATAAGACTACAAAAAACCTTATGGGCTACGCCAGACGTTCCCGTAAAAATATCCTCAACCATCAGGCCGTTGACGCAGGTAATCTGGCACCCAATATTAATGGAACTCAGCTGGATTTTTTATGGCCCGCTCCCAATTTTATCGACCCTCACAATGAGAACGAGAATTCTGTCGTTCTGGCACTCAAGCTTGGGGCGGTGTCCTTCCTTCTCACCGGTGATGCTGAGGAAAAGGCATGGAAGCGTATCGCAAATCGCATCCCTGCAGATACCAGAGTGTTCAAAGTTCCTCACCATGGGTCAGATAACGGCTTCTTCGATGGTTCAAGAAAATCTCTGTGGCTGGATGATTGTCCTCAAAATACTATGTTTGCAATCAGCAGCCATGTGAGGCCTTTTTCCCATCCTGCTCCGTCGGTAGAAAAGGCGCTCAAATCTCGGGATGTATACCGTACCGACCAGCATTATCACATCACCTTTGAGACAGACGGCAGCAGTGTTAAAGTCAAATATTCACATTGGTAG